In one window of Mastigocladopsis repens PCC 10914 DNA:
- a CDS encoding IS1 family transposase (programmed frameshift) translates to MQCPRCESTHIRKNGWQRGKQNYICVSCGRQFIDSYEPKGYSEDFKRECLEMYVNGSGFRAIERVKKVHHTTVINWVKEVGNTLVDAPESQEIPEVTEIDELETFIGSKKNKIWLWTAVDHKVPGVIAWVLGDRSAETFKRLWQRIKCWHSYFYVTDGYPVYPCFIDSGDHLVSKTYMTRVEGENSRFRHYLARLHRKTFCYSKSEEMLKLSIRLVIHYLKYGSVPVRALRARNLEAIAL, encoded by the exons ATGCAATGTCCAAGATGTGAATCAACTCACATTCGTAAGAATGGTTGGCAACGTGGTAAACAAAACTACATATGTGTTTCATGTGGTCGTCAGTTTATCGATAGTTACGAACCCAAAGGATACTCCGAAGATTTTAAACGTGAGTGTCTAGAAATGTATGTAAACGGCTCCGGTTTCCGTGCGATTGAAAGGGTTAAAAAAGTACATCATACAACTGTTATAAATTGGGTCAAAGAGGTTGGCAACACCTTAGTGGACGCACCGGAATCTCAGGAAATACCAGAAGTGACTGAAATTGATGAGCTTGAAACTTTTATCGGCTCAAAAAA AAACAAAATTTGGTTATGGACAGCGGTGGACCATAAGGTTCCAGGAGTTATAGCTTGGGTTTTGGGCGACAGAAGCGCAGAAACATTTAAACGTTTATGGCAACGAATAAAGTGTTGGCATTCTTATTTTTATGTTACAGACGGTTATCCAGTTTATCCATGTTTTATTGATTCAGGTGATCACCTTGTAAGTAAAACATATATGACACGGGTCGAAGGTGAAAATAGCCGTTTTCGACATTACCTCGCTCGGCTTCACCGTAAAACTTTTTGTTACTCTAAGTCAGAAGAAATGCTTAAACTATCTATTCGATTGGTAATACATTATCTAAAATATGGTTCCGTGCCAGTGCGAGCGCTACGCGCCCGCAACCTTGAAGCGATTGCCCTTTAG
- a CDS encoding alpha-amylase family glycosyl hydrolase, protein MLDLWYKNAVLYCIDVETYMDANGNGVGDFEGLTQRLDYIAGLGITCIWLMPFYPTPNKDNGYDVMDYYNVDPRLGTLGDFVEFTRQAHERGIRIIVDLVINHTSDQHPWFQAACKDENSKYRNYGVAE, encoded by the coding sequence ATGTTGGATCTCTGGTACAAAAACGCTGTCTTGTACTGCATTGACGTCGAAACCTACATGGACGCCAATGGCAATGGGGTCGGTGACTTTGAGGGACTGACTCAGCGACTAGACTACATCGCTGGGTTGGGAATTACCTGCATTTGGCTCATGCCATTTTATCCTACTCCCAACAAAGACAACGGGTATGACGTGATGGATTACTACAACGTTGATCCCCGTTTAGGAACGCTTGGTGATTTTGTCGAATTTACCCGTCAAGCGCATGAACGCGGTATCCGTATCATAGTTGACCTGGTAATCAACCATACATCCGACCAACACCCTTGGTTTCAAGCAGCTTGCAAGGATGAGAATTCAAAGTACCGGAATTATGGCGTTGCAGAATAG